Within the Carassius auratus strain Wakin chromosome 18, ASM336829v1, whole genome shotgun sequence genome, the region AATAATAAGAATGCGAAGCTGCAGCAACAGCCTCGAGTCTGAGTGGCAAGCCGTTGACGTGCCTCTTGCTGATGTGGGCTCCAATCCATGGTCATGGAAGCCACAGCAGGCACACTCATCCACACACATGATTCACAAACTAAACTGTCCAGCACAGAGGAGGGacgccacacacacatacacacaatcccCATTTGTATTCACAGGGGCATGAGAAGACGCGCACTGAAAGGTCACACGGAAACCCTCACACATGATTGAGGGTGGGAACCGTATCCGAACATATCCCATATGGTCCATGAGTCCCTTTCAGATTGCTGGCACACAACAAATCCAGTCTTTTTTTCAAACTGGCCGAATGTGCGCACAGGTCTCTTGTGCAGGAATCCAGATGTGCGGTGATCTTCAAATAGCCACTGTATTGCCCACCTCTTCATACTGAATGATGAAGTAAGGATAACTCTGATCATCGCTGAAGATGACAAAGATCTGTGGGTCCATCCAGTTGTCCACGCAGGAGTCAAATAAGTCGCTGCAGGCATCTCTTGGATTCAGGGGAGGTGGTCGGCGCATGGAAGAGTTGCCCACTGTGAACTTGCCCGTCAAGACTTTGGCCAGAAACATGTAGTGCACACCGCGGGGCGAGCGCTTGGAGAAGTTGTGAGAATAGACAGCCTTGCGTGCAAAGTAGCTGCCTTGGCCGAACATGGTGGCATGCTTGCCGCACACACGCGGGTCGAAGTTGTGCTTACAGATGCCCTCCACCACATCCTGGGACGTGCCGTGGAACAGGTGGCGTTCGTTTAGCATGCAGTCCATCTCTGACATGTGCCGTGACATGTATTCTTTCTTCCTGTAACGAGAAGGATAAACATAGAATTCAATTAACATCGTAAAAAGCTGAAATAAGACAGTATTTACTAAAGACGCAAGGTGAAGGATTAGCACTGAAAAGGCATGGACATTTTTGTgcctgaccttattgaatataTGCATTTGTATGAGTTTCACTTTCAGACGCTAAATTTATGGGAGAAGAGTAATAAAATTAATCATGTAACGCGATTTACTATCATTTGCACTTGTGAAATTACTTGTGTTTGCGCCAATATTTAATGGCCAAAATAAGGAAGTCTTAAATCAGGTGGTAATTTCCACTACTCTTGGTAGAATgcgctggtcattatggaaattatCTGGCTGCGTCTTTATTCCTTAACGTGCGCATTGGTATTAAATAACCTGTAAAATGTTTCCCTCCCATCGGTGCTTTTATAGAATTGCACTCTAACACTAATTTGCCCcatttagtaaatctggccctaagaCTGTGTGAGACAACCAGGATTCAAACCAGCTGGCCAGTAACTTTGTTAGGAACTGCAACAGAATGCATGGTTTTCATTGCATCATAAGAACAATAattttatgcaattaaaataaaaatgtaaaacatacaaACCATCAACTAAAGAAAACATCTGTCACAACCCCTAAAGAATAAAATATAGCATCATATGTTTGTCTAGTATACCTTAATGTGATTTACAGGGGCTAATGATGCACTATTACAATTCTAGTTGATACTGATAAGCTGATAGTTATCTTCACGTTATGGCCAATAATGAATAGATTCCCAatatttaaattagaaataaatgtctaaataaattacaaattatacactAAAAACtattgaaattaatacttttgcaCTGGTATTTGTCTTTACAACCTCACATCTAATAAATCTTCTCAATTCAGCCACTATTGTGAAAAGTTAATTTTGAACCCTGATGCCAACTATTACTGTATGCAAACTTTGAggactaaaataaaacaaactttattgtGTCAGAGCACACCAGCTGTCTTTGTACAAAAACAAGACAACAAGCCAACTCTAGAGCGCTCATCCTGTCAAATGGAAACAGAGAAGTGAGAGGGTACAGAAAGGGTGAGTGAACAGATGAGTGCCAGGGACCTGAGTGAACCCAGTCATCAACAGGGCCCCATTAGCCTCGAATCTGTGCCTCTATTGTTGTGGGCAGAGGGGATGCAAGGTCAGCCTGGCTGAGAGAAACTCTCTGATCAGTGGAGTACTCAGTGTGACATAGCCTGGCCCTAAATGACCTCAAGTGACCCTACTTCCATTGGCAAGGCCCAGTTGTCACAATCATCGACTGACACGCTCACGCGCACATTGCCGAAGAGCAGTGACTCCATATGCGTCAGTAAAGTCATTACTCGTGTTGTTTCAGCTTCTCCTTTCATCTCCTTTAAGCTCTTTTACAACAAGCTACTCTGCCATCAGtctgttttgttctttcttttacTGATGAAAACAAATCCTCTTTCATGCTTACCCAgtgacattctctctctctcgctcgttGGCCAACACCCTGGAAACACTCAGAACTACTGCACAAAAGATCTTCACCTGCACAAGCCTATGAACACACCAACCTTTATTCCTTCAGCTCTCTTTCCCAGGCTACTACAATAAGTGCTTGCAAGGGGATGAACTAATCGCTGGATTTGCCAAATGTTGTGAGGTTCAATGCATTGAATCTTTGAATGATATTAAGGATTTCTGTTTAAGACACATAgtagcatataaataatatatgtatatgggtgttagctatatatatatatatatatatatatatatatatatatatatatatatatatatatatattaaacattaaaaattttaaCAGATTTTACAGAAATTGgtaatatactgttttttttataatttataaagccTATctagcattatgcaaatattcagTTTTATTGCCACCAATACCAGTCAAATTTCACAGTTCTCTGTAGCAATTTCAGTACCAATGCAAAAACTATTCGGATTATTTTATGAGTCGAAGGTGCAAAAACTAAAAGGCTGTAacaggttttgttgttgttgttgttatttctaTTCACGCCTATTTTTAACAGAAAGAACCAGTTCCACAGATAATTAAGTGAAAACATTTTCATCTAATCAATAGTCAGTAGAATAAAAAGATTTGCTATGAACTTAATACAAAGTACATACTTtccagaaaatataaataatttgatttgGCTTAAGTACAATGACTAGGCTATATTGAAACTATtacttcatttttaaaaacaacgtGTTGTCTATATTATCAtgcttaatattttcttaatattttacaCGATATAAATGGGTCAGTCtttacacatttaaatgtgtaGCTGCCTTCATATTTTAAGAAAGGGGGTTCATAGTATTTAAGGGTCCTTGTAGTGCTAGGCGGTATACCGgttctcggttacgtatgtaacccttgttccctgatggagggaacggagacgtttgTCGAACGACATATCGGGTCTCCATATGTCGTTTGAAaaaactcgtagtgaccgacagatagggaaccacCGCCTTACCGCAGCCGACTCGTCAGTAAATGAGTACAAAACACTTACTGACTGTTTGGAATTATAAATATGAGCATAGTTCGTCTCTTAATATGAtgcacttttttgtgttttttttttctttttcgttgtTTGTTACTCAGACGCAGGTAGTGCGCTGCATGAGACAAAAAAGTAAAACCTATAGCAAAAACCAACGCATAGCCATAGAAAAAGTGGTTTACATCCGGTCATGCATGGAATAATATGATTAAATACCATCATTTACAGTGAAACcggtataattttgaaaaatactgatattaatttTTGGTCATCCCGCTCACCACTAGGCTCTTggcattaaaaagtttaaaaatgacTATGCAAGACTACCAAAAATGAATAAACCTGAACTGTCACCACATTATGCAGTCTACTGTGTGATCGTAAAAAGCAATCACTCCAGCAATTGAATTACTAGACAAACACAGATATATGTAAGGATTAGCTAATCGGTCGCATGCTTAAGATAGCAGTAAAGAGACACGCACGCACAAACAGACCTTACGAGTCAGCAGCAATAACTCTTTCTTACCGACTCATCCCTTTTCTGTAACCTATCGTCCGCGGACGAGGGgcattaaatgtctttttaaaatacaCCATCCAACACTAGCACCCTTTCCTCTCTCATTCACTTCCTCTGTACATGTTCCACATTTCACACTCTGAGAAGTTCACCTCGCGGACCTAccacaaaaaaaacatctgtttccGAACAACAAAACTTAGTAAGAACTGTTAACATGGTTGACATCTAGCAGCTTAAAAGCAAACATAACAGCCTCAGAGCCTCGTGTTCAGGTGTGCGACTAAGTACTCACTTTACAGACGTTTATGAAACACAGATCTGTCCTGATAACTTTTTATTGTCTGCCTTCATCCAGTTTGTAATgtcagtgtttactaaacactgcTTTGGCCCCAGATAAATGGTCTAAACAACTTGAATAGCACAAAGGATCTAGACATTGTTTGAGAATCTCCAACCACACCTTTTGTACTTCTCCCAGAGGAAGGGGTTTTGGACACGGAGGATCTTCAGGATGCGGAACTTGGTCTCGGAAACGGTTTTGTGGAAGAGGCTGTAGACGGTCCGGTAGCTGCGGTCATCCCGGGAGACGGGCACCTGCAGGTAGTCCTGACTGGTGTTCATGGGTAACCAAGTCTCAGGGTACACTTTGGAAGGACCGCTCGACGTTGGAGAGAGAGGTTGGTTTCCAGAACTTTCCAGGGAGGAGAGAAATGCTGAGGAAAGGCCACCAAGAGTCCTAAAGAAGAGAGGACAACATGTAATCATGAGATTTGATTATAAAATATGTAGAaaagattcattttaaaaacattaatggtAATGTATTTTTTGTCGCGGTACAGAAATTGGTATTGGGAATCATGCAATTTCAGAAATGTCTTCTGAAATTATGGTTCTTGTGAGTTTATGAGACTGGAGGTCAGGGCTAAATGGAGGTCAGGGTTCAGTCCTGTGACTAAACATTGCAATGGATTTCTAGAAGGTAAAGGTTATACCTCAAATCAGTGTGACTACCTTATGAGTCATCTTTTAACTTTTATCTCGCACTGCTTTCCTTTCTCAACTAGACTGCTAGTGCTGGATTCCTTTACCGTATATTTTTGAGAGGCGCTGAGGAAAAGCAAATGAAATGAAACTAGGGCAATCGTTTTGAAGAGATAAGCAAACACTTTTTGGAAAGCAACTGTTAATGGACTGTTTGTTaagatgtctgtgtgtgaatgaaaGGCTGATTTATGCTGGCTGCTGAGCATTAATTCAGCTGGAGCAGGCAGTGGTTCAGCCAAATTGTCAATCGTACTAATGAGTTCCACCCCTGTGCTCAGAACAATGTGTTCCTGACGCTGCAGGACCCTTTAAATGGCCACCCATTGCATTGCAGTGGCCTTTACCTGACAACAGGAGCAGAGTGATGGCAATAAGTGAACAATCCCTACTTGTCTTGCAACTTTCAAATATGAATGCGAAAAGATGAATAGCAAGTCTAATTTAAAAATTAGTAGTAGCAAAAGTGTTAGTGACTTCCATTTATTTTCCTAAATCAGTTCAAACTGTCTGCTTCAGTAAATCAGTTTAAATTGACTGACTTCAacccttaaattttttttatacatattgtgATATAAATTATTTGTCAAATGGCTAAAATAATATTCTGTCCACTCCTGATTCGAATCCAATAATATTGGTGGTGACAGCTACAGCTAGacgctattaaaaaataaataaataaaaaaataaagagggGAGGAAAAGATTCAAAACTGATGTTCCCCTTAATTTACACGTAGCTATAAGCTATTTAATCTCTGTtgcattaaattgttttctttttccctGTAAATAAGCACGCATCATATTTCAGTTGACAAGAGATGTAACAGAGATTTCTCTCCTTTTGAGAATTTTTATAGACTAGCCTAGGCGGCAGTCCATGTTCTAGCTTAAGGCGAGTAGGAACACTATATTTCACAAAAGTTATTTGGAGGCACAAGCAGTACTTAGCAATTAAAATAAGATACACGCTTTAAACCCCTCACTGATGGGAATACTGCGAAGTCCGATATGTCCTTGGCTAGCAGTGAACCGCTTGCGAGTTATCTTGGGGTTTCGGAACGCATCCAGAGAAAACAATGCCGTATGTGGCTCTTTTTAAGGCGTTTGAGGAACAAACCTATGTTGTTCTGGAATATTCAGTGTAGAATCAGTGGAACCTAACAAAAGTTTTAGGACACTTGATGAGCACTGAAGGTAAACAGGAATACTCACTGGAGGTAAGGTGTGAGCATGATGGAGGACCTGAACAGCGGCCGTTTTTTGATCTGCCGGCGGAAACCGAAAACAGCATTTTGCTGGAAGCCCTCACGAATGTTCAGGATGTACTGATTCTGCAGTGTGATGAAACGGACCTCCTTTAGTCCTCGGCCGCTAGCCTCCTCAATCAACCGAACCACCGGCTGTGAaacggagaaagagagagggaattAATtcgacagagaaagagagaacaacAGAACACTTCAATGTGCTCCGACTCCCACTCAATTCATCCGGAGCACTGGTCAGAATGTATCCATCATAGGAGATTTTCAGAGGAAATAAAAAGCTTTGTTTTCAAAGGAACGCTTATGCAATCTTCTGATTTCAGGCGCTTGTGAGTAGAACAGGACGTCTTCTCCGGTGTGTGCAAGCCAGTACGACTTGAGACCCAATACACAACGCAATCACGAGTACATTCTTTGAgccaaccaaacacacacacacacacacatacactaactCTGAGAACTAAAACCTGCTATTTATGTCCGCAATCTTAAAAAATCTTTCAAGAACGTTGAATTGCTTAGGATCTTTTGATAAATAGaaggtttaaaagaacagcatttttcgTCATTTAAAATACGAGTCTAATGaaaaattacaattgttttaaaggAATTATAAATGAAAGGGAAAGAATGGATAAGATTGGTGTGTCTCACCTCTGAATATTCCCTCCAGCCAAAGTTATCTCTACAGTAGTACTTCCACACAGTCAGGCAGTTAGGGGTGGGGCTTGTGTTTGTGGGTGTGGCTGTGGAGCTGGAAGGCGTGGACAGACGCCTGACGAGGTCAAACTCCAGGTCACAAACTTGCATGGTACTGAAGTCCAATGTAAACACTCGACCGCTGTGCGTGAAACAAAAGTAAACAGATGTAAACACAAAATCCCAAACACATGCGCATGACAGTCACTTACACAGAATAAAAACAGTTGGTTCAGTTCCCGACAGTTATCATCTGTCCTTGAGCCACAACATCGATAAACGTCCTAGGCCTTGGAAGAAAAACAATGTCTTACACCTAATATAATTTCCTTAGGCTTATTAGAAAACACTCCCTTGGTCTTTGTAGTCATGAAAAACCCAAAGAGGGGCGAGATTGTCCTCCAGACGGAGGGGGATGGAATGGTGACCCCCTGACTGCCCCCTGCATTCAGACCCTGGCTTTTTAGGTCACTCCTCCTCCTTGCAAATAATGGCCTCATCGATCACACTTACTCTCAACACAAAGAGGATTTGAGGTTAAAGGTGAATGTCTGGCCAAAAGTGGTTCAAATAATGCCTAACCCAAAATTATACCCATAGAAGAATAAGAGGCCTGTACAGCCCCTTTTTAACGGTCAAATCATATAAAACGTTTACAAACGCATACACTCAAATACTTATGCTCAAAGGTGATCGCACACAAAATGCCATCCATTCAGTATTAATGCACCTTTGGGTTCCTAAGGGGCCAAATATGAAACTGCACataaattacatgaaaatatGACACAGAGGATTGCAAGAAGAGATTAAAAAACTTACAAACAATCATCCTCCTACTCAAACACACCTGTAAAGGTCAAAACCCAGACAACTGCTGAGTGTACTAGACTGAAACTGCCCGACCGACACACTCAAAATCAACACACCAGAAAGTTTTGAGAGCTAATCTCAGAAGCACACCAGAAGGACACAGAGCTCTGACAGGATGGGTGGAATGGGGCCTGAAAGAAACACTCACAAGCGAACGTGGCGGACAGAAGCGAGGTAGACTAAACACTGTCAGTCCAGAGAACAGCAGAGAGAAAATCTCAACAGCCTCACAAATACATACACATGAAATACAATTAAACAGCAAGAGACCGCTTGTAAGAATTAACAAGCCTCCAAAACATGAATATAGTAGACAAAACATGAGAACACTGATCAAAAACAATCTATGTTGCGATGAATTGAAAGAAGGaaataaagcacaataaaatgcTTTGATGATCTCAATCCTATAgacttaatttaaaatacatcctGAATGAGGACAGTTAAAAATTGGAATGGCATTCTGATGGTATTTTcggttgtgtgtgtatatatatatatatatatatatatatatatatatatatatatatatatatatatattacaacacCATTACAatgatgaaaataattttaatgttaatgagAATGTATGACAATGTGCTTATtcgtcatgaaaataatgtcaccaTACAAAAATCTATTCGATTTATTCTTCCGATTTTTGGACTATGACCAGGATATTTCTCAATGAccatcattttaaaagatttgagaaaaaaaaggcaTCTTAGAAAATGAAGTGCAGCACATAAGCTGCCAAAACTGTCATTGTCATAGTCATAGAAGATGGCAAAGAACAGATAAAATAAGCAAATGAGGGTTATTCATCTTCCCTCGCTCATGCTCACACAGTGTCTTCTATCTTTGAAATCATGCCAACAGACACCAAATCTGATCTAAAAAATGCATGACAAACAAATCCAGGCCCAGACTTCACATGCACGCATGCGCATGCGCATgtaagcgagagagagagagagagagagagagagagagggaggaagatGCTTATCATTACTGTGTTAACTGACCTACTGAATAGAGTCAGCCCATAACACACGTATGCATAAACCAGCCATTCACACACAACATGTAGTCTCCACAGTAATGTGTAAAAGGGCATCCCAGCAGTCCtttccaaaattaaacccatTGTGTAAACaagttaaagggttacttcatGCAAAAATTAAGgctctgtcatcaattactcaacctcatgctgttccaaacccatatgactttaaTTCCTTCAACACAGAGAGATTCGGAAGAATGAAAACAGAAATCTCTGATTTGTAATGAATGAATCACTCTTTTGAGTCAGCTTTTTGTTAGTGAATCGATTCAGTCATTTCACAACggtgttatagttaactaaaactattaaaagttgTTCACAAAACTGGTTGGAACTGACTGACACAATGAGTCACAGTGTTTAACAGCTCACCCGAGTGGAAGATTATCAGTGATTCATTCAATATTTGAGTGTTTTTAACACAATCACGACTGACTGCAGAATACTTGATATATAAGTCACATAAACTAATTTCAAgaatagtttattttgtttaatgtttggtCCTCATTCACTTCATTAAAATTTTCCATTTCAATTTTTTACCGAAGGCAGCAAGTCAGACTTGGAACAactgaggctgagtaaatgatgacagaaattctGGCTCTGAAATCATCCCAAAACCTTCAGCATCTACCAAAACGGTCGGCCCCTACTCTCTTTTTTCATAGTGAAAGACACACATTGTGTCCTCTCAACTGGAACACCATGGGCTTCAATCATACACACCCAGAATCACTCTAAAGCAGCATGTTCAGGACAGCCTGTCTTTTACAGACAGTTCTGGGCACAAATACACATTTTGCCCTAGCAAGCGGCTTCTGGCTCAGCCAACAAAAACCAACCGAGACCGGCTCCCCACGCTGGAGACCAGAACACTGGCGTTTCATCACTTCCTTTAGGTCATCGGAGCCAAGGCGCCAGATAATACCAAATCTAGCAGTCAAACTTGAACATTTAGAGGCATTAATGTCCTTCAGAACACTAAAAAGGACACTAAATCCAGAATTACTCAAACAGCCAGATGCAGGTGAACAAAATGTAGATTGTTTGTGAAATCTCACGTCAAGAAAACATTCATTATCTCAAGGGGGCGAGTAAACACAGGGAGAATTAAATTGACGGCTCTGGAAAAAATGGAGAAATTGAAACAAACAACTTTGACTCCAACAAGTGTTGTCACCAACAAGAAGTGCAAAACATCTGAATCAATGATGCAAATCCCTCTCTTGAAtgcaaaagacaacaacaacattatCAGATTCCCTGGAATCTATGAACAAAATGTCCGCCCTGACAAATAAAAACGCTTTGCCTTGCACAACAAACTGCCAGAAATCCACAGATGCAATTCTTAAGATAGGGCTGAGCTTTAGTTTCTTAGCAGAAATGAGCCACTCATGAGTTTCACAACCCAAATATCCTTCTGCAGGAGTGACTCTAGTTGCTAGTTTCGCTCCAGGGTGTTGCTGACTCATGCTAAGTCATCTGCGCTCAATACAGCAGCAGTGACACGCTCCACAGTGCCAGCATTTCTCCTCAAGGCTCGTGACCGAGAAGTCCAGTGTGGACACTGCACTTTCGTTCCACCTGCCCTTCTACATCTAAATCAGGAGCAGACAAAGGCCATTACCAAGAACGATAGCTATCACTTCCcagaatgaaaacacaacaacacaacaaATGAGAGAAAACTGGTTTGGGTAAATGAAGAGGCTCTTTATAACGACAGAAAGAAAAGTGGGAGAGCTTGCAGTCCCGTTTCTTTCTGTTCTTTCTCTGTGCAACACTCGTTCTTTGTCCAGAACTCTCTGCTTGTACAATGAGGTACAATGAGGAAAGAACAGGGCATTCTGGGATTAAGAAAGAATGAGTGTTTACTTAAGTGACTGCACTGGgaggtaagaaaaaaataagcatCTCAGAACGACCAGAGCTCTCGCGCTACTACATTTGTGCGCAATGTCATTTATGACGTCATTTCTCAGATGATACTGGGCCGACGGTGGGACGTAACTTGGCTTGGGTTTCACAACACGGTGCACTTTAACACGAACACATGCACAGTTGTATAGCGCTTAGCTCGCGTTACCCTTTTCTTTTGGATGTGCATCAAGGTATGCGACACCCAGCACGCAGTGTTTCATtgcagcacgcacacacacacattcacgccGGCTTTCCTGACAGACTAGGTTTCACTGTGGCTCACCcacacacaattttcatttttgcacaaGTGCCTGTTTCTTTTTCCAAGCATGGCACCCCCAGCTCAAGTTGGCCACCTGTGCACCGGGTAACCATGGCGACCATTATCCGCCAGGGCGCCTGACGGACCGAGTAATAGCATGGTGATAACAATAGAAGTCCCAGTGCCCCCTTACTGTGCCTCGCAGACAAAGCGTGGTCGTCCCATCCATAGGACCCCGTGACGGTTTCAATCCTTTTGGCCTCTTTCCCTCTCTCCACTGCTAAAAATAAGCTTCCGGCCATTAAATTAAGTGCAAAGACTGATTCTCTCTGCACTCATCAGCACAACCTACTTATGAAGCCACAGGCTTTTCTAGTCCACATCCGGACATACGCAATTCTGAACGTAAAGAGCTGTATGAGAGTGGACATAATGATTTATAAGCGCAATTAGGGCTGGATGATATGATGGTAAATATACTGTTACTGCAGACTAAAGTTTCTATCGTTAGAGATTTTGTTATATTGCGTATTCAAACACATCTGCATAACATAGTTCTACTTCAGTTATATACACCTTTGAGTGATAAGGAAACATGCATGAATGAGACAATAAAGAGTAGGGCGCTCTCGATAGTTATTAAGCAAAATAAGCAGTGAAAAAGTGCTCAATACGCAGCATGCAATCGCAACAATGGATCTCTTTGGTGTTTTATTGTGCTTGAATGGTCAAATATGCAcacaattatgtcaaaatgcctgtTGCGTGGACTATTCACGTAAACACAGCCGGTTATGTgctaaataaacataaacatctgGGTGAAAACCAGATGTGCATCAGTATATTGGATCCATGTAgtcg harbors:
- the tiparp gene encoding protein mono-ADP-ribosyltransferase TIPARP yields the protein MQEAVDTTVPALGLPMGTGEFTEQQMGLAGKIPLVKPYFKKKHVQRKLDTKCLRALEDPILSTLLNSDALVSGDGVFVPRNPARPQRNICTAAVEKQARISQVCLKEEDEEATADPVVAGSELAGEQKVTDIQQVSIDANERRFQPQERDEAAPPSSDVSGLKLNDIYATETLQGANCLAIKEGEIFQDKSEEASLDLVFELLTQLQYHTHQGDTVSICVDFLQGVCVYGSDCAQHHTVLPYHWQIHRADTQTWQSISDDSQEQLERLYCNPDNEHVRLKFLGRVFTLDFSTMQVCDLEFDLVRRLSTPSSSTATPTNTSPTPNCLTVWKYYCRDNFGWREYSEPVVRLIEEASGRGLKEVRFITLQNQYILNIREGFQQNAVFGFRRQIKKRPLFRSSIMLTPYLQTLGGLSSAFLSSLESSGNQPLSPTSSGPSKVYPETWLPMNTSQDYLQVPVSRDDRSYRTVYSLFHKTVSETKFRILKILRVQNPFLWEKYKRKKEYMSRHMSEMDCMLNERHLFHGTSQDVVEGICKHNFDPRVCGKHATMFGQGSYFARKAVYSHNFSKRSPRGVHYMFLAKVLTGKFTVGNSSMRRPPPLNPRDACSDLFDSCVDNWMDPQIFVIFSDDQSYPYFIIQYEEVGNTVAI